A region of Thiofilum sp. DNA encodes the following proteins:
- a CDS encoding 4Fe-4S dicluster domain-containing protein — protein sequence MANEVVKDQGAIKEAIVRRKKEVYTPVKPAQQFGFIHNNVDCIGCRACEIACKDKNGLPPGPRFRRVMYVEGGTYPQVYAYKVNMSCNHCAEPACLPTCPTGAIYKREKDGIVDIDSSLCIGCRRCEAACPFGAPQFIPEQNIVSKCNMCVDEIDAGRKPYCVQACMMRVLDIGPIDQLRNGTYATKARAEHETVVGQVKGMADPELTHPSIVFVAHSQGIVQGTAPLGNAPTTPKATPVTPAIPTVGKTNG from the coding sequence ATGGCAAATGAAGTAGTTAAAGATCAAGGCGCTATTAAAGAAGCTATCGTCCGGCGCAAAAAGGAGGTGTATACGCCTGTCAAGCCTGCTCAACAATTTGGCTTTATTCATAATAATGTCGATTGTATTGGGTGTCGTGCCTGCGAAATTGCGTGCAAGGACAAAAATGGCTTGCCTCCCGGTCCGCGTTTTCGGCGGGTAATGTATGTGGAAGGTGGGACTTATCCGCAGGTGTATGCGTATAAGGTCAATATGTCCTGCAACCATTGTGCCGAGCCTGCGTGCTTACCGACTTGCCCCACAGGTGCGATCTATAAGCGTGAAAAAGATGGGATTGTGGATATTGATTCCAGCCTTTGCATTGGTTGCCGTCGGTGTGAGGCGGCTTGCCCATTTGGTGCGCCTCAATTTATCCCTGAACAGAATATTGTGTCTAAATGCAATATGTGTGTGGATGAGATTGATGCAGGGCGTAAACCGTATTGTGTGCAAGCCTGTATGATGCGGGTATTGGATATTGGTCCAATTGACCAATTACGTAATGGTACTTATGCGACGAAAGCGCGTGCCGAGCATGAGACTGTAGTCGGACAAGTGAAAGGTATGGCTGATCCAGAGTTGACCCATCCCTCGATTGTGTTTGTAGCACACAGCCAAGGTATAGTGCAGGGTACTGCACCACTAGGTAATGCACCTACGACACCTAAAGCAACCCCTGTTACTCCTGCCATACCTACCGTAGGTAAAACTAATGGTTAA
- a CDS encoding IS4 family transposase has protein sequence MDLSDGLRDSLKAHLSWGKPRLDCFVGMLQALLSARQMNLALLAVHIDSDTDIGSRYRRMQRFFSQVFFNYNDIAHFLMGMFAFSGQQYYLTLDRTNWKWGKSNLNLLTLAVVYQGAAIPVYWMVLNKRGNSNQRERIALLQRFISQFGRNNILGVLADREFIGGQWWKWLSSKEIPYLIRIKGNQLMTDKHKKEAHVRSLFANLKPGKRRVLRHRRDVSGEWVWLSGSKLPSGELLIIASNHYTADPIGTYRLRWEIENLFQCLKGRGFHMEATHFTKPLASKR, from the coding sequence ATGGATCTGAGCGATGGACTACGTGACAGTTTAAAAGCCCACTTGAGTTGGGGCAAGCCCCGTTTGGATTGTTTTGTGGGAATGCTGCAGGCCTTGCTGAGTGCGCGACAAATGAATTTGGCGTTGTTGGCGGTACACATAGATTCTGACACCGACATTGGTTCCCGCTATCGACGGATGCAACGCTTTTTTAGCCAAGTGTTCTTTAATTACAATGACATTGCCCATTTTCTTATGGGAATGTTCGCCTTTAGTGGTCAACAATACTACCTCACACTCGACAGAACCAACTGGAAATGGGGCAAATCCAACCTCAATCTCCTGACTTTGGCGGTTGTTTACCAAGGTGCGGCTATCCCCGTTTACTGGATGGTGTTGAACAAACGCGGTAATTCTAACCAACGTGAACGTATTGCCCTGCTGCAACGATTTATCAGCCAATTCGGGCGCAACAACATCTTGGGTGTGTTGGCTGACCGTGAGTTTATTGGTGGTCAATGGTGGAAGTGGTTGTCTTCCAAAGAGATTCCCTACTTGATTCGTATCAAGGGTAATCAGTTGATGACCGACAAACACAAAAAAGAGGCGCATGTCCGCTCGCTGTTTGCCAACCTCAAGCCGGGTAAACGGCGCGTTCTCCGTCACCGTCGCGACGTTAGCGGGGAATGGGTTTGGCTCAGTGGCTCAAAGCTGCCCAGTGGTGAGTTGTTGATTATCGCCAGCAACCACTACACGGCTGATCCCATTGGCACTTATCGGCTACGTTGGGAAATTGAAAACCTGTTCCAATGCTTGAAAGGGCGTGGTTTTCACATGGAAGCCACTCACTTCACCAAACCCCTCGCATCAAAAAGATGA
- a CDS encoding molecular chaperone TorD family protein, with the protein MVNHLEDEWVQGQFCQVVATDLRLLADLHASELTPESMSELRAIGFPELLALSSYDHALILAMQQLSASIDAWPIPTPDHVVDDLAADFADIYLNGSLHGLPNESVWLDDEELTCQQPMFEVREWYARHHLAVPNWRKLPDDHLVNELLFIAYLLDKVASDQDSDVLAEIAQFMDEHLLRWLLPFGKRVAARCATPFYGTLALVTALYAEQLRELIAMILGSARPSHEEQELRLRAQALAASEVQPLRYYPGSAPSW; encoded by the coding sequence ATGGTTAATCATTTAGAGGATGAGTGGGTACAGGGGCAGTTTTGTCAGGTGGTAGCCACTGATTTACGCCTATTAGCTGATTTGCATGCTAGTGAATTAACACCTGAAAGCATGTCGGAGTTACGAGCCATCGGCTTCCCTGAGTTATTGGCTTTAAGCAGCTATGATCATGCCTTGATTTTAGCAATGCAGCAATTAAGTGCCAGTATTGACGCATGGCCGATACCCACTCCCGACCATGTAGTGGATGATTTGGCTGCTGATTTTGCGGATATTTATCTTAACGGTAGTTTACATGGTTTACCCAATGAGTCGGTTTGGTTAGATGATGAGGAGCTGACCTGTCAACAACCGATGTTTGAGGTGCGTGAATGGTATGCGCGTCATCATTTAGCAGTTCCGAACTGGCGTAAATTACCGGATGATCACTTAGTCAATGAATTGCTATTTATAGCGTACTTACTGGATAAAGTGGCGTCAGATCAAGACAGTGATGTATTGGCTGAAATCGCTCAATTTATGGATGAGCATTTACTGCGCTGGTTATTGCCTTTTGGCAAACGGGTAGCCGCTCGGTGCGCTACCCCTTTTTATGGCACATTAGCGCTAGTGACGGCTTTATATGCCGAGCAATTACGAGAGCTGATTGCCATGATTTTAGGGAGTGCTCGCCCTAGTCATGAAGAGCAAGAGTTACGCTTACGAGCGCAAGCATTAGCCGCTAGTGAGGTCCAACCCTTACGCTACTATCCGGGTAGCGCCCCCAGTTGGTAA
- the rnt gene encoding ribonuclease T has protein sequence MTSEIDIVPIGGRFRGFLPIVVDVETGGFDNRRDALLELAMVVLRIDEKGELRRYRTYNWHIEPFPNANLDPKSLEVNGIKPFSPLRLAVPEEQAMEEFFRLVRKEVKLNQCNRAILVGHNAPFDLGFVQSAAHRVDSKRNPFHPFSTLDTVTLGAVMYGQTVLARIAQAAGMGWDASQAHSAVYDVEKTADLFCHFVNTWRTLDAAFKAVQS, from the coding sequence ATGACTTCAGAAATAGATATTGTACCCATTGGTGGTCGTTTTCGCGGTTTTTTACCCATTGTAGTGGATGTAGAAACTGGCGGCTTCGATAATCGCCGTGATGCCTTGCTTGAATTAGCAATGGTTGTTTTGCGTATCGACGAAAAAGGTGAATTACGTCGCTATCGTACTTATAACTGGCATATTGAGCCTTTCCCTAATGCTAATTTGGACCCTAAATCATTAGAAGTAAACGGTATTAAGCCTTTTAGTCCTTTACGTTTAGCCGTGCCTGAAGAACAAGCTATGGAAGAGTTTTTTCGCCTAGTACGTAAAGAAGTCAAACTCAATCAATGCAATCGAGCTATTTTGGTGGGGCATAATGCGCCTTTTGATCTCGGTTTTGTGCAATCAGCCGCGCATCGTGTAGATAGTAAGCGCAATCCTTTCCATCCCTTTAGTACGCTAGATACCGTGACATTAGGTGCGGTAATGTATGGGCAAACCGTATTAGCTCGCATTGCACAGGCGGCGGGCATGGGGTGGGACGCTTCACAGGCGCATTCTGCGGTGTATGATGTCGAAAAAACGGCTGATTTATTTTGCCATTTTGTCAATACTTGGCGCACCTTAGATGCTGCTTTTAAAGCAGTACAATCTTAA
- a CDS encoding molybdopterin-dependent oxidoreductase, with amino-acid sequence MTILDWKDKLKAALLMDRRTFLKTSALGSAAIAAGGLTVKPKEAQAFAYAPYPRDDDLTTVVTSCAHNCGSRHMLVAHKKGDVIVRLSTDDGRYQKGGEVGKDTFEEPQIRACLRGRSYRARLYSQERLLYPMMRVGQRGEGKFKRASWDTALDFVAGKMEELKAKYGPTALLDQSYAGASYGVLHKSDQIEGLLGRFLGMYGCRTSSWSVPSYEGTKFSSRITFGTIEDGNEDDAFAHSKLIIMWGWNPAYTFHGGNTFYYMRMAKQKGCKFVLVDPQYTDSAAAYDAWWIPIRPNTDAAMMAGMAHYIFTNNLHNQEFINKFVQGMDEGTMPDWAKGKENFKDYILGKYDNTPKTPEWASAICGVSPEDIKKLAALYANTKPAALKASWAPGRNAYGEQYNRMAAALQAMTGNIGVLGGCSEGIGKAWHAEGVAYPYDEFANVFYESIKSDRWAHCVLNYPNVKREEIGLWPGGQAGDGVIPNIRGIFWQGSDWFNQLTNINKEIEAMKKLELVVCNDSTITPSGLYADVLLPVSTHFERHDVALPWYKGHYYIHRPKVIEPMGESKTDFQIYTELAWRLGGEPFGRRYNPKANRDYFQNPDEVDETYLREWWEHKVMVHQHVDMSWEEFKQHGVYKFILPRPHVAFQDNVEKGTPWPTASGKIEIFSGQLAQYDDWTKTAYGYEIPAIPKWVEPWEYLGAKDKVERHPFHLISPHPRWRTHSIFNNIGWLRETYSQEVTINASDAKKLGIKTGDTVEVFNDRGRVVVPAYVTERCMPGVLVIHEGAWLDLDENGIDRAGNPDFLTLDNPSPAGAFAYNTVLASIKKTDLSHKPGWDQLATSRSHVFRRDL; translated from the coding sequence ATGACTATTTTAGATTGGAAAGATAAATTAAAAGCGGCTTTACTAATGGATCGCCGTACCTTTTTAAAGACTTCTGCTTTAGGTTCTGCTGCGATTGCAGCAGGTGGATTAACGGTAAAACCTAAAGAAGCTCAAGCCTTTGCTTATGCGCCATATCCTCGTGATGATGATTTAACTACAGTAGTCACCAGTTGTGCTCACAATTGTGGTTCACGGCATATGCTCGTGGCGCATAAAAAAGGCGATGTGATTGTGCGTCTCTCTACCGATGATGGGCGCTATCAAAAAGGCGGTGAGGTTGGTAAGGACACCTTTGAGGAGCCGCAAATTCGTGCCTGTTTACGTGGGCGTTCTTATCGAGCACGGCTTTATTCTCAGGAGCGTTTACTTTACCCCATGATGCGAGTGGGTCAGCGTGGGGAAGGAAAGTTTAAGCGTGCTTCATGGGATACAGCGTTGGATTTTGTAGCGGGTAAGATGGAGGAGCTGAAGGCTAAATATGGTCCAACTGCGCTGCTTGATCAATCTTATGCCGGAGCTTCTTATGGGGTACTGCATAAATCGGATCAAATTGAAGGTTTATTAGGACGCTTTTTGGGCATGTATGGTTGCCGTACTAGCTCATGGTCGGTTCCTTCCTATGAGGGTACAAAGTTTAGCTCGCGCATTACCTTTGGCACGATTGAAGATGGTAATGAGGACGATGCGTTTGCCCATTCTAAGCTCATTATTATGTGGGGCTGGAATCCGGCTTATACCTTTCATGGCGGTAATACCTTTTATTACATGCGCATGGCTAAGCAAAAAGGCTGTAAGTTTGTTTTAGTTGATCCCCAATATACTGATTCAGCCGCTGCGTATGATGCGTGGTGGATACCGATTCGCCCTAATACCGATGCAGCAATGATGGCAGGTATGGCACATTATATCTTCACGAATAATCTGCATAATCAAGAATTTATTAATAAATTTGTGCAGGGTATGGATGAAGGCACTATGCCAGACTGGGCAAAGGGTAAAGAGAATTTTAAAGATTATATTTTAGGTAAATACGATAACACTCCCAAAACCCCCGAATGGGCTTCTGCTATTTGTGGCGTATCGCCTGAAGATATTAAAAAGCTCGCTGCTCTCTACGCTAATACTAAACCTGCGGCACTAAAAGCGTCATGGGCTCCCGGTCGTAATGCTTATGGTGAGCAGTACAATCGTATGGCAGCGGCTTTGCAGGCTATGACGGGAAATATTGGCGTACTAGGCGGTTGTTCTGAAGGGATTGGTAAAGCATGGCATGCTGAAGGGGTGGCCTATCCTTATGATGAATTTGCCAATGTGTTTTATGAATCGATTAAATCAGATCGTTGGGCGCATTGTGTCCTCAACTACCCCAATGTGAAGCGCGAAGAGATTGGTTTATGGCCAGGTGGACAAGCAGGGGATGGAGTGATCCCCAATATTCGCGGTATTTTCTGGCAAGGTTCGGATTGGTTTAATCAATTAACCAACATTAATAAAGAAATCGAAGCCATGAAAAAATTGGAGCTAGTGGTGTGTAATGATTCCACTATTACTCCATCGGGTTTATATGCCGATGTACTGCTACCCGTATCCACTCACTTTGAGCGTCATGATGTAGCCTTACCTTGGTATAAAGGTCACTATTATATTCACCGCCCTAAAGTCATTGAGCCAATGGGTGAAAGTAAAACCGATTTTCAAATTTATACCGAGCTTGCATGGCGCTTAGGGGGTGAGCCGTTTGGACGACGTTATAACCCTAAAGCTAATCGTGATTATTTTCAAAATCCTGATGAAGTCGATGAAACCTATCTACGTGAATGGTGGGAGCATAAAGTTATGGTACATCAGCACGTTGACATGTCTTGGGAGGAGTTTAAACAACATGGTGTGTATAAATTCATTCTGCCTCGCCCCCATGTAGCCTTCCAAGACAATGTAGAAAAAGGCACACCTTGGCCCACTGCTTCCGGCAAGATTGAAATTTTTTCTGGTCAACTAGCTCAATATGATGACTGGACTAAGACGGCCTATGGTTATGAAATTCCGGCGATTCCTAAATGGGTTGAGCCTTGGGAATACTTAGGCGCTAAGGATAAAGTAGAGCGACATCCTTTCCATTTAATTTCTCCCCATCCGCGTTGGCGTACTCACTCGATTTTTAACAATATTGGTTGGTTACGTGAGACTTACTCTCAAGAAGTCACTATTAATGCCTCTGATGCTAAAAAGCTAGGCATTAAAACGGGTGATACGGTGGAGGTGTTTAATGATCGCGGTCGAGTGGTTGTGCCTGCTTATGTGACGGAGCGTTGTATGCCCGGAGTATTAGTGATCCATGAGGGGGCTTGGTTGGATTTAGATGAGAATGGAATTGATCGTGCAGGAAATCCAGACTTTTTAACCCTAGATAATCCTAGTCCAGCGGGGGCGTTTGCCTATAACACCGTGCTCGCCAGCATTAAGAAAACCGATTTATCTCATAAACCCGGTTGGGATCAATTAGCGACTTCGCGTAGCCACGTATTTCGGCGCGATCTTTAA
- a CDS encoding 4Fe-4S dicluster domain-containing protein, producing MVSLTWLRQLQSEWHIPDIIPERCVHQHCEIAQCTRCVDSCPLSAWSLDKSGLKLNVATCDSCGLCVAACPQQALAQAQYPLLGLINQHKSLITYCERYEGFKAGKGLVPCLHALSLSTLAHYYHLGYRHLYVLSGACEACQRFGKTPTLQQNVNTLNQLLESRQSEPIQLQLIDHKTLKSYRKQLESVQADQAAISRRQFFRQAVSVVVETVEQGELPSETLSAAVISWVELLPNNALKGVLFPYVPRIEAQRCNGCDACVRLCPQQAITLHKESDSLAYEMKAERCTDCGLCVQVCDQGAIRLEYLQPAPENTLLQTNYCKACGSPFHYPADQTEQDYCRICAKKNHHRLLFQVY from the coding sequence ATGGTGTCATTGACTTGGTTGCGACAGCTTCAATCTGAATGGCACATTCCCGATATTATCCCTGAGCGTTGTGTGCATCAGCATTGTGAAATAGCCCAATGTACCCGCTGTGTTGATAGCTGTCCCTTATCGGCTTGGAGCTTAGATAAAAGTGGGCTAAAGCTTAATGTGGCGACTTGTGATAGCTGTGGGTTATGTGTAGCGGCTTGTCCACAACAAGCATTAGCACAAGCTCAATACCCGCTACTAGGTTTAATCAATCAGCATAAATCATTAATAACCTATTGTGAGCGTTATGAGGGTTTTAAAGCAGGTAAGGGACTCGTTCCTTGCCTGCATGCTTTAAGTTTGAGCACATTAGCGCATTACTATCACCTAGGTTATCGGCACTTATATGTTTTAAGCGGTGCGTGTGAAGCGTGTCAGCGTTTCGGCAAGACGCCTACTTTGCAGCAAAATGTTAATACCTTGAATCAATTGCTAGAAAGTCGGCAGAGTGAGCCTATCCAGCTTCAACTAATCGATCATAAAACACTCAAATCCTACCGTAAGCAACTAGAGTCTGTGCAAGCTGATCAGGCTGCTATTAGTCGTCGCCAGTTTTTTCGTCAAGCCGTGAGTGTAGTGGTGGAAACGGTAGAACAAGGTGAGCTACCTTCGGAAACCTTGAGTGCTGCGGTGATCTCTTGGGTAGAACTACTGCCTAATAATGCACTCAAGGGAGTTCTTTTCCCCTATGTACCTCGTATTGAAGCGCAGCGCTGTAATGGCTGTGATGCGTGTGTGAGATTGTGCCCACAACAAGCTATCACACTCCATAAAGAGTCAGATAGCTTAGCCTATGAAATGAAGGCAGAGCGCTGTACTGATTGTGGACTTTGTGTACAAGTATGTGATCAGGGGGCGATAAGGTTAGAGTACTTACAACCAGCGCCTGAAAATACTCTCTTACAGACTAACTATTGCAAGGCTTGTGGCAGTCCCTTTCATTATCCTGCCGATCAAACCGAGCAGGATTATTGCCGGATTTGTGCTAAGAAAAATCATCATCGCCTATTATTTCAAGTGTATTAG
- a CDS encoding NAD-dependent protein deacetylase: MILNHFITKHPKWVVLTGAGVSLSSGIPTYRDEKGEWQRSKPIQHQEFIQSAYVRRRYWARSLLGWSTVALAEPNPAHFALAELERRGQIELLISQNVDNLHQRAGSQKVVDLHGNLSRVVCLSCGTLSSRAELQKIMYEANPHFAELVAETRPDGDANVEGEIIEQFKPPYCAVCGGDLMPDVVFFGGTVPSARVETCMQALEQADALVVIGSSLKVYSGYRFCVKAKELNKPIALINPGWTRADDLAQLKITEPCAAVLESLL; this comes from the coding sequence TTGATTTTAAATCACTTTATCACCAAACATCCTAAATGGGTGGTGCTCACTGGAGCGGGAGTGAGTCTATCGTCGGGCATTCCGACTTATCGAGATGAAAAAGGTGAGTGGCAACGCTCAAAACCTATTCAACATCAAGAGTTTATTCAAAGTGCCTATGTACGTCGGCGCTATTGGGCAAGATCGTTATTAGGTTGGTCGACAGTGGCTTTAGCCGAACCCAACCCTGCACATTTTGCCTTAGCGGAATTAGAGCGGCGGGGTCAGATTGAGCTATTAATCAGCCAAAATGTTGATAATTTGCATCAGCGAGCCGGTAGTCAAAAGGTGGTAGATCTACATGGTAATCTGAGCCGTGTAGTATGTTTAAGTTGTGGCACATTAAGCAGTCGAGCTGAGTTACAAAAAATTATGTATGAAGCCAATCCCCATTTTGCAGAGTTAGTGGCTGAGACTCGCCCCGATGGTGATGCTAATGTGGAAGGTGAGATTATCGAGCAATTTAAGCCCCCTTATTGCGCGGTTTGTGGTGGAGATTTAATGCCCGACGTGGTGTTTTTCGGTGGCACTGTTCCTAGCGCAAGGGTTGAGACCTGTATGCAGGCATTAGAACAAGCGGATGCTTTAGTGGTGATCGGTAGTTCGCTTAAGGTCTATTCCGGTTATCGTTTTTGTGTCAAGGCAAAGGAGCTGAATAAGCCTATTGCCTTAATTAATCCGGGCTGGACGCGAGCCGATGACTTAGCACAATTAAAAATTACTGAACCTTGTGCGGCAGTATTAGAGTCACTGCTTTAA
- a CDS encoding mechanosensitive ion channel domain-containing protein: protein MSEKSLLQKLTLENIAIALLIILIAWAIIKVSQYVIHYLAQKVSNRWRLRFLSALPIIRLVVIIEALVLIIPKFITPTVENVMAMLGALAVAIGFAFKDYVSSLIAGLVTLYERPYRPGDWIALDGHYGEVTRVNTRSVELVTQDDNLIIIPHQKIWTDSIVNANGSTNTVMCTANFYLHPDHDGALVYQTLYDVALTSALLRLDLPIKVVVKEHAWGTEYALRGYVLDLCQQGAFITDLTLRGKSALRSLGIQFAAIEPEPETAH, encoded by the coding sequence TTGAGTGAAAAAAGCCTATTGCAAAAACTAACCTTAGAAAATATAGCGATTGCACTGCTTATTATATTAATAGCGTGGGCAATTATTAAAGTCAGTCAGTATGTTATTCATTACTTAGCTCAGAAGGTTTCTAATCGTTGGCGTTTACGCTTTTTAAGTGCCTTACCTATTATTCGCTTGGTTGTTATTATTGAGGCTTTAGTCCTTATTATTCCTAAGTTTATTACTCCCACGGTTGAAAATGTAATGGCAATGTTAGGCGCCTTAGCGGTTGCGATTGGGTTTGCATTTAAAGATTATGTGAGTAGTTTGATCGCAGGTCTTGTGACATTGTATGAAAGACCGTATCGCCCCGGCGATTGGATAGCCCTAGATGGGCATTATGGTGAGGTGACACGAGTCAATACGCGCTCCGTTGAGTTAGTCACGCAAGATGATAATTTGATCATTATTCCACACCAAAAAATCTGGACTGATAGTATTGTGAATGCCAATGGCAGTACAAATACGGTGATGTGTACCGCTAATTTTTATCTCCATCCCGATCACGATGGCGCGTTAGTCTATCAGACTCTCTATGATGTAGCGCTCACCAGTGCATTATTGCGTTTAGATCTGCCTATTAAAGTAGTGGTTAAAGAACACGCTTGGGGAACGGAATATGCATTGCGCGGCTATGTATTGGATTTATGTCAACAAGGTGCTTTCATTACTGATTTAACCCTGAGGGGTAAAAGTGCTTTACGCTCATTAGGTATACAGTTTGCTGCCATTGAACCAGAGCCTGAGACAGCCCATTAG